In Solanum stenotomum isolate F172 unplaced genomic scaffold, ASM1918654v1 scaffold14019, whole genome shotgun sequence, a single genomic region encodes these proteins:
- the LOC125850121 gene encoding putative disease resistance protein At1g59780, with amino-acid sequence MEDVAEGFLNELKRQSLVQVVDTFWEKVEVCSVHDFLSDLAIHKALKVNFFDIYDPINHSISSSCIRHGIHSQEKRYLSLDLSNLKLRSIMFFNLGFRNMSHINFSSVFQHVYVLYMDTIDGTLPDAIGSLYHLKFLRLTGVIHDLPSSIGSLKNLQTLCVKCNFKQFCQLPPETADLINLRYLAVPYSEPLNRIRKLTSLQALEGVSCDQWKDIDPVDLVNLQELSMISITKSYSLNNISNLKNHNTLKLLCYADESFPSLEFLISCHNLTKLLLEGRIEKLPLFPNSITMLTLVDSKLMEDPMFILGMLPNLRNLCLFRAYQGKEIICSDNTFSQLKFLSLDCLWNLERWNLATSAMPLIKALRIDRCLKLNQIPERMKDVEPLPIEEKLNALKLFNHI; translated from the coding sequence ATGGAGGATGTCGCTGAAGGCTTCTTGAATGAGCTGAAAAGACAAAGCTTGGTTCAAGTGGTAGATACATTCTGGGAAAAAGTTGAAGTATGTAGTGTTCATGATTTTCTTAGTGATCTTGCGATCCATAAGGCATTGAAGGTAAACTTCTTTGACATTTATGATCCAATAAACCACTCCATATCCTCTTCATGTATCAGACATGGCATTCATAGTCAAGAAAAAAGGTACCTCTCACTTGATCTTTCTAACTTGAAGTTGAGGTCAATTATGTTCTTCAATCTAGGATTTCGTAACATGAGTCATATAAACTTCAGTAGTGTGTTCCAACATGTATATGTGTTGTACATGGATACTATTGATGGCACTTTACCTGATGCCATAGGAAGTTTGTACCACCTCAAATTCCTAAGATTGACAGGTGTTATTCATGATTTACCCTCCTCCATTGGCAGCCTTAAGAATTTACAAACACTTTGTGTCAAATGTAATTTCAAACAGTTCTGCCAACTACCCCCCGAAACAGCTGACCTAATAAATTTAAGATATTTAGCTGTTCCCTATTCAGAACCTCTGAATCGTATAAGAAAACTCACAAGTCTTCAAGCTCTCGAAGGCGTCTCTTGTGATCAGTGGAAAGATATTGATCCtgttgatttagtcaatcttcAAGAATTAAGCATGATTAGTATTACCAAATCTTACTCCCTCAACAACATTAGCAACTTGAAAAACCATAACACTCTCAAGTTGTTGTGTTATGCTGATGAATCATTCCCATCTCttgaatttcttatttcttgtcATAACCTCACGAAATTGTTGTTAGAAGGTAGAATAGAGAAACTGCCTTTGTTTCCAAATTCCATCACAATGCTGACTCTTGTCGACTCAAAACTCATGGAAGATCCGATGTTTATTTTGGGAATGTTGCCAAACCTAAGGAATCTCTGTTTGTTTAGAGCTTAtcaaggaaaagaaataatctGCAGTGATAACACTTTTAGTCAACTGAAGTTCCTTAGTCTTGATTGTCTTTGGAACCTAGAAAGATGGAATTTAGCAACAAGTGCCATGCCTCTGATCAAAGCTCTTCGTATCGATCGCTGTCTAAAGCTGAACCAAATTCCTGAGAGAATGAAAGATGTGGAGCCATTGCCTATTGAAGAGAAATTAAATGCGCTGAAGCTTTTCAACCATATATGA